The genomic region GCGGACGAGTGGCCTTTGTGGATCTCGAAGCCGGAACTTCAAATACTGTTGGTCCTTTTCCGATTACGGGTAATCCATCTCCAAACCTGCATGGCGTGGCTTTAAATGCGACAGACGATACACTATACGTTACCTGTCAGGAAATCAGTAAGATTTTAAAAATTCCGGTGAATGATATCATAAATTATCAGGATATAAATATTAATCCACTCGGGCCCTGGCAACTTCCCTTTCCGATGAAGCCACATGAAATTATTTTCAGTCCTGATTATAGTAAGTATTTTGTTACTTGTCAGGATACCAATGTGAATCAGGTGAGGGTGTTTAATACTTCCAATGATCAGCTGGTGCAAGTGATACCTGTAGGCAAAGTCCCCTTGGAATTTGCTTTATATGAGGATGGCAATCTGCTCTTCGTGACCAATACAGAAGATGATTTTTTTCCGGATATGCGGGGCTCCATCAGCGTTATAGATTTGAATACATTGACGGAAATTAAGAAGATCAAAGTCGGATGGCAGCCACATGGTATTGCCGTTGATCCGGTAAAGCAGGTGGTGTACATCGCCAACAGGAATTATACCGGTGGTCCTGCACCGCATCATGCTGCATCCTGTGCCGGGAAAAATGGTTATTTAAGCATCATCGATTTAAATACATTAGAGCGTGTTCCTGACTTTAAACCCGAAGTGAGTGTTGATCCTTATGCAGTAGGTGTTCGGGTAAAGAATTAAATCGATTTCTTATTGTGAATCTAAATGGAGAACGTGATCCGGAAAGTAGGATGGAAGCACGATCAATTATTGTTTTTGATGGCTATTGCAATCTCTGTTCATGGAGCGTGAATTTTATACTGAAGAGGGATAAAAAGGCAAGGTTTGTTTTTACTTCGAATCAAAGTGAAGCAGGGAAGCGACTGTTTTCCCAACACAATATCAGTACGCCGGAATCTGTTTTGTTAGTGGAAGAAGATAAATGTTATTCGAATACGTCGGCCGTGTTTCGTATACTTGGTCATCTTGGTTTCCCCTGGAACATCTCCCTTGTATTTTTATTGATTCCTCCGGCGCTGCGAGATTTTGTTTATCGTTTTATTTCGGCAAGGCGTTACCGTTGGTGGGGAAGACGGAGCACTTGCAGGGTGGCTACTAAAGAGGAGATGGAAAAGTTTTTACCATAAAAAAAGCCCTGAACAATGCAGGGCTTATCTGGTGCTTTATTGTTTTTTATTTTACAGCCTCTGTCATTTTATCGAGAACCGACATTACTTCTTTCACGGCAACGGATGACTTCTGTAATAAATCCATTTCATCCGGCTGAAGCTTCAGTTCAATGATCTCTTCAATTCCATTCTTGCCGAGTTTAACAGGAACGCCCAGATAGACATCTTTCATTCCATATTCACCCTGCAACCAGGCGCAAACCGGGAAGATTCGCTTTTGATCACGTACTATGGCTTCTACCATTTGAGCGGCTGCAGCACCCGGCGCATACCAGGCGGAAGTTCCCATAAGGTTTACTAATTCTCCGCCACCCACTTTTGTACGTTGAACGATAGCATCCAGCTTTTCTTTTGAGATAAGTTCTGTAACCGGGATACCTGCCACTGTGGTGTAGCGGGGTAGTGGCACCATCGTATCGCCATGACCTCCCATCAACACCGATTGAATATCTTTAGGTGAAGTGTTCAATGCCTCAGCAAGGAAAGCGCGGTAACGGGCAGTGTCAAGGATACCCGCCATTCCAAATACACGCTTGCTGTCAAAGCCTGAAGTCAGGTAAGAGCAATACGTCATAACATCCAACGGATTGCTGACCACAATAATGATCGTCTTCGGACTATGTTTGATGATATTCTCTGTTACGGATTTCACAATACCTGCATTGGTAGCTATTAAATCATCACGACTCATACCCGGTTTACGGGGAAGACCTGATGTTATAACTACAACATCTGAACCGGCTGTTGCAGAATAATCGTTCGTCACCCCTTTGATACGGGTGTCATACATATTGATAGGTGCTGTTTGCCACATATCAAGTGATTTTCCTTCCGCAGTTCCTTCTTTAATATCCAGAAGAATGACTTCGTTAACTAGTTCGCGTTCTGCAATGACATTCGCACAGGTTGCTCCAACATTGCCTGCTCCTACTACAGTGACTTTCATTTGGTATAAGGGTTTTAAAATTATTGTGAATGGAGCCGCGAAGGTAGGAAAAACAGAAGGCTCAAAACAAGTACCCGGGATATGATTTTTATTGTGTGGCAAAAGGAATAGACTGTTGCAGTTATTTAAGCGCCAGGTATAACATTAGATCTTGATAATGAAGTAGTTAGTAGAAGTAGAATAGGCGTGATGCTAATTTGAGAAGTTCATCATGTCTACCGGCGAAATGGATGATCCGGATATAGAAACAAAAAAGAGGCTATAAGGAGTAAATATCCTAACAGCCTCTTTCATTATTTTCAGTGGATATCAGATATCTACTTTTGCATATTTCGCGTTCTTCTCAATGAACTCACGTCGTGGTGGAACATCGTCGCCCATCAGCATGGAGAAGATATGATCTGCTTCTGCGGCGCTTTCGATAGTCACCTGACGAAGTGTTCTGGTATCCGGACGCATGGTAGTTTCCCATAATTGTTCCGCATTCATTTCTCCAAGACCTTTATAACGTTGTACATTCACTGTACTTTCTTTTTCTCCGGCGAGTCTGCGGATGGCTTCGATGCGTTGTTCATCTGTCCAGCAATACACTTCTTCTTTTCCTTTTTTCACGAGATAGAGCGGAGGAGTGGCAATGTAGATATACCCTTCTTCGATGAGTTCTTTCATATGTCGGAAAAAGAAGGTAAGAATCAGGGTCGTGATATGACTACCATCCACATCGGCATCGGTCATGATCACCACTTTGTGATAGCGTAATTTTTCAATATTGAGTGCACGTTGATCTTCTGCTGTTCCCTTGCTCACGCCGAGGCCTGTGAAGATATTTCGGATCTCTTCGTTGTCATAGATCTTATAATCCATGGCTTTCTCCACGTTCAGGATTTTACCACGCAGAGGAAGGATCGCCTGAAAATTACGATCGCGGCCTTGCTTGGCAGTTCCACCCGCCGAATCTCCCTCGACAAGGAATATCTCGCATTTTGCAGGGTCACGTTCGGAGCAATCGCTCAATTTACCGGGTAGTCCGGAGCCGGAGAATGCGCCTTTACGTTGCACCATTTCACGCGCTTTTCGTGCAGCATGACGGGCAGTAGCAGCCAAAATTACTTTGTTGACGATGTTACGCGCTTCACGAGGATGCTCTTCCAGATAGTTGTTCAGCATTTCAGAAACCGCCTGGTCAACAGCACCAATAACCTCGTTGTTTCCGAGTTTTGTTTTTGTCTGTCCTTCAAATTGCGGCTCCTGAACTTTTACGGAGATGACAGTCGTTAGTCCTTCGCGGAAGTCATCGCCACTGATCTCAAACTTTAACTTGGATAAAAGACCTTCTTTATCTGCGTAGTTTTTTAGGGTTCGCGTTAAAGCACGACGGAAACCTGCAAGGTGGGTTCCTCCTTCATGGGTATTGATGTTGTTTACATACGAGTGAACATTTTCATTAAAAGAAGTATTGTACGACATCGCTACTTCCACAGGAGTGCCACCTCTTTCTCC from Bacteroidota bacterium harbors:
- a CDS encoding DUF393 domain-containing protein; translated protein: MNLNGERDPESRMEARSIIVFDGYCNLCSWSVNFILKRDKKARFVFTSNQSEAGKRLFSQHNISTPESVLLVEEDKCYSNTSAVFRILGHLGFPWNISLVFLLIPPALRDFVYRFISARRYRWWGRRSTCRVATKEEMEKFLP
- the mdh gene encoding malate dehydrogenase, encoding MKVTVVGAGNVGATCANVIAERELVNEVILLDIKEGTAEGKSLDMWQTAPINMYDTRIKGVTNDYSATAGSDVVVITSGLPRKPGMSRDDLIATNAGIVKSVTENIIKHSPKTIIIVVSNPLDVMTYCSYLTSGFDSKRVFGMAGILDTARYRAFLAEALNTSPKDIQSVLMGGHGDTMVPLPRYTTVAGIPVTELISKEKLDAIVQRTKVGGGELVNLMGTSAWYAPGAAAAQMVEAIVRDQKRIFPVCAWLQGEYGMKDVYLGVPVKLGKNGIEEIIELKLQPDEMDLLQKSSVAVKEVMSVLDKMTEAVK
- the gyrB gene encoding DNA topoisomerase (ATP-hydrolyzing) subunit B, whose product is MSEQVLEKEELKHNEYSADSIQVLEGLEAVRKRPAMYIGDIGIKGLHHLVYEVVDNSIDEALAGHCKNIEVYINADNSITVRDDGRGIPTDMHHKEGKSALEVVMTVLHAGGKFDKDSYKVSGGLHGVGVSCVNALSSTLIATVYRNGKIFQQEYNIGKPLYDVKVIGDTNLTGTEIFFRPDASIFITTDYNYETLATRMRELSFLNKGISITLSDLRELNEAGEAVNKQRFYSERGLVEFVEYLDATREKLIEDVIYMEGERGGTPVEVAMSYNTSFNENVHSYVNNINTHEGGTHLAGFRRALTRTLKNYADKEGLLSKLKFEISGDDFREGLTTVISVKVQEPQFEGQTKTKLGNNEVIGAVDQAVSEMLNNYLEEHPREARNIVNKVILAATARHAARKAREMVQRKGAFSGSGLPGKLSDCSERDPAKCEIFLVEGDSAGGTAKQGRDRNFQAILPLRGKILNVEKAMDYKIYDNEEIRNIFTGLGVSKGTAEDQRALNIEKLRYHKVVIMTDADVDGSHITTLILTFFFRHMKELIEEGYIYIATPPLYLVKKGKEEVYCWTDEQRIEAIRRLAGEKESTVNVQRYKGLGEMNAEQLWETTMRPDTRTLRQVTIESAAEADHIFSMLMGDDVPPRREFIEKNAKYAKVDI